A window from Opitutia bacterium ISCC 52 encodes these proteins:
- a CDS encoding ribose-phosphate pyrophosphokinase, with amino-acid sequence MTEEEALITPNKLKVFSCNSNIPLAEEICDYLGIPLGAAEVTKFPNGESFAKINENIRGRDVFIIQSICYPPNQHLMELLIFIDAARRASASRITAVIPFFGYARQDRKDQPRVPITSKLVANLLVCAGANRILTMDLHAQQIVGFFDVPVDHLYASPVFYEYLLTHTDTENTVVISPDVGSMKMAAAYANILGCPFGVVAKKRIDAANVEAESVVGDVEGKEVLIVDDITETAGTLTAAAEIVRAHGATKVRACVSHGVLNEYAHKRLKDGPLDELITTNSTPVDAGDTGVPVTVISIAELMGKAIMRTHLSESVSSLFRLKTKDGSESNAG; translated from the coding sequence ATGACTGAAGAGGAAGCTCTCATCACCCCTAATAAACTAAAAGTATTCAGCTGTAATTCCAATATCCCGCTTGCAGAGGAGATTTGTGACTACCTCGGTATCCCGCTCGGTGCAGCCGAGGTTACCAAGTTCCCCAATGGGGAAAGCTTTGCCAAAATTAATGAGAATATCCGCGGCCGAGATGTTTTTATTATTCAGTCTATTTGTTATCCACCTAATCAGCACCTCATGGAGCTGCTCATCTTTATCGATGCAGCTCGACGTGCTTCTGCCAGTCGGATTACCGCAGTCATTCCCTTCTTTGGTTATGCCCGCCAGGATAGAAAGGATCAGCCACGTGTGCCCATCACATCAAAGCTAGTAGCCAATCTTTTGGTCTGCGCTGGGGCCAATCGTATCCTTACTATGGATCTGCACGCACAGCAAATTGTGGGTTTCTTCGATGTGCCAGTGGATCACCTTTACGCGTCTCCGGTATTTTATGAATACCTACTTACCCATACTGACACGGAAAACACTGTCGTTATCTCCCCTGATGTTGGCAGTATGAAAATGGCCGCTGCTTATGCCAATATCCTTGGGTGTCCCTTTGGTGTCGTCGCCAAGAAGCGCATTGATGCCGCCAATGTAGAGGCAGAAAGCGTAGTGGGCGATGTGGAAGGTAAGGAAGTGCTTATTGTAGACGACATTACTGAAACAGCTGGAACTTTGACCGCTGCAGCGGAGATCGTACGTGCGCATGGTGCTACCAAGGTGCGAGCTTGTGTGAGCCACGGCGTGCTCAACGAATATGCGCACAAGCGTCTCAAGGATGGCCCTTTAGATGAACTCATTACCACAAACTCTACTCCTGTCGATGCGGGCGATACGGGGGTGCCTGTCACAGTCATCAGTATCGCCGAGCTGATGGGGAAAGCTATTATGCGAACTCACCTGAGTGAAAGTGTATCCAGTCTTTTTCGCCTGAAAACGAAGGACGGTTCTGAGAGCAACGCTGGCTGA
- the lpxD gene encoding UDP-3-O-(3-hydroxymyristoyl)glucosamine N-acyltransferase gives MTSPISIKGSWEGEINGIASLDSAQAGDLSFLSGKKYRKAVPDCKASVLILPEDYECDPSKEQIYLLHGNPSRAIDLICENIQHQLSPKRESGVHDTASIHDSVQLADSVFVGPFAVIEEGAKVGENSEIHAHAYVGPFAELGDDCVLKPRATIMDYCKLGSDCIVHSGAVIGSEGFGYETVDGQHLRSPQVGIVVLEDHVDVGSNTTIDRARFDETRIGQGTKIDNQVQIAHNVTIGKGCFLAAQVGVAGSTSIGDFVLLGGKSGVSGHLSIGDFCQIGGSTNVYSNLPAKSFVSGDPAMPYFQAQKFNVLRKKLPDLFRRVDKLETHPTSDP, from the coding sequence TTGACTTCTCCCATATCCATCAAGGGATCGTGGGAAGGTGAAATCAATGGCATCGCATCTCTTGATTCTGCGCAGGCGGGAGATCTCTCTTTCTTATCCGGGAAGAAGTACCGCAAGGCGGTTCCAGATTGTAAAGCCAGCGTGCTCATTCTTCCGGAAGACTACGAGTGTGATCCTTCGAAGGAGCAAATATACCTGCTGCACGGAAATCCTTCGCGGGCAATAGATCTCATTTGCGAAAACATCCAGCACCAGCTCAGCCCCAAGCGGGAGTCAGGTGTTCATGATACCGCGAGCATTCATGATTCTGTACAGCTGGCTGATTCTGTTTTTGTGGGGCCTTTTGCTGTAATTGAAGAGGGTGCAAAGGTAGGCGAAAATAGTGAGATCCATGCGCATGCTTATGTGGGACCTTTTGCTGAACTTGGGGACGATTGTGTTTTGAAGCCTCGTGCGACGATCATGGATTACTGCAAGCTTGGATCCGACTGCATCGTGCATTCCGGAGCAGTAATTGGCTCTGAAGGTTTTGGTTATGAGACCGTGGATGGTCAACACCTCCGCTCTCCACAGGTGGGCATTGTTGTGCTCGAAGATCATGTCGATGTGGGCTCCAATACCACCATCGATCGTGCACGTTTTGACGAAACCCGAATCGGGCAGGGGACGAAGATCGATAATCAGGTCCAGATCGCACACAACGTAACGATTGGGAAAGGGTGCTTTCTGGCCGCTCAAGTGGGAGTGGCAGGAAGTACTTCGATTGGCGATTTTGTTTTACTAGGCGGTAAGTCCGGAGTTTCTGGTCACTTATCTATCGGTGACTTCTGTCAAATTGGCGGATCGACCAACGTCTATTCAAATTTACCTGCTAAAAGCTTTGTGTCTGGCGATCCAGCAATGCCATATTTCCAAGCACAAAAGTTCAATGTGCTCCGCAAAAAACTTCCCGACCTATTCCGTAGAGTCGACAAGCTCGAAACCCATCCGACATCCGATCCATGA
- a CDS encoding OmpH family outer membrane protein produces the protein MKTFLLSVALVALPFALVQQAVAEHSIMTIDVATLYDNYYKTKEAGDKIQGRFDTAKAQLDEMIASGETEVEAYKTMIEQAQNPALSDEARIEAEKDADLQMEKIRSMQQEVQMFRQSTNSQLSQQQATQRQFMLEEIKTVILEVAQQKGADLVFDISTGTNIGLPSVIYANPAWDTTDEVLDVLNADAPVAPVDEPAN, from the coding sequence ATGAAAACGTTCTTACTCAGTGTCGCTCTTGTGGCGCTTCCTTTCGCTTTGGTCCAACAAGCGGTAGCGGAGCATTCAATCATGACGATCGATGTCGCCACCTTGTATGACAACTATTACAAAACCAAGGAAGCTGGTGATAAAATCCAGGGTCGATTTGATACCGCTAAGGCTCAGCTCGATGAAATGATCGCTTCCGGGGAAACAGAAGTGGAAGCCTATAAGACCATGATCGAACAGGCTCAGAACCCTGCACTCTCAGACGAAGCTCGTATTGAAGCTGAGAAGGATGCCGACCTCCAAATGGAGAAGATCCGCAGCATGCAGCAGGAAGTTCAAATGTTTCGCCAAAGCACCAATAGCCAGCTCAGCCAACAGCAGGCTACGCAACGCCAGTTCATGCTCGAGGAGATTAAGACGGTGATCCTTGAGGTAGCTCAGCAGAAAGGTGCTGACTTAGTCTTCGACATTTCAACCGGAACAAACATCGGACTTCCATCTGTGATCTATGCCAACCCGGCATGGGATACGACGGACGAAGTGCTCGACGTTCTCAATGCAGATGCACCTGTTGCTCCGGTAGATGAGCCAGCAAACTAG
- the bamA gene encoding outer membrane protein assembly factor BamA, producing MSLVTRLTQALILAIPLLGATYLAAQLPQRDVTIGKVEIEFIGVQNVNEAVLRSNMQVRSGMPYSEAIVDDSLRSLYSTGLFEYIDVKQREVDADTKDLIFRVKSKYRVLAIYYDGNYRIKEKRLRKEISTRANASLNERLVKEDSQKLFEFYQKRGFTQASIDYSIDRDPDTGFGEITFTIDEGPKVRVSEINFVGAQEIKNKKLIKQMKTRPWNWISWLTGSGKLDETQFEEDLIEALAYAREEGFLDADIAEDQIEYDYSREGRLVINIPFTEGKQYHIGRISVTGNELFPSDLLVQGIEIKEGDVFAPEEIDEANEALSDFYGSVGYLDCRINVQRIPNLETGAIDLEFAVTEGERFRVESIVIEGNTKTKSVVILRELSLAPGMPFDLVRMKVSKQRLENTRWFDDAGGVEVTDEPTNIPQRRNFKVTVKEGRTGNFTFGAGFSSIQRAVGFIEITQGNFDLFNFRSFFQGDGQKLRIRLEAGSRSSQMSIYFEEPYFLDNYFYQLAFGFQIYNQESDFLSTLYQETRAGFEVFVRKRLFGLIEGRIGYGLEDVTLDFFSQIPFAFRNFFKEEELDLRRNEINSTVSRVSVALARDTRDKLLFTTKGMRLQLINTVAGGPLGGTQDFGKVEFLGATWIPTFELGQGILLDMRAGVGFGYDDTKRLPFAEQYFLGGPNTVRGYDYRMVGPVDMGEPLRDPFGGIFRDENGNPRYRSFPTFEPKGGQTYAMFTAEYFYSISEQVRISAFYDGGLVNRGFVDFGMDWWSDNVGVGITLMVMGTPLRLDYAIPMNSTTIKDEFGELIYTNDEGAQFNFNFGTRF from the coding sequence ATGAGTCTGGTTACTAGACTGACTCAGGCACTTATCCTGGCCATACCGCTACTCGGAGCAACCTACCTAGCTGCACAACTCCCGCAAAGGGATGTGACTATTGGGAAGGTTGAAATCGAGTTTATTGGTGTACAGAATGTTAACGAAGCAGTGCTCCGTTCAAACATGCAGGTTCGTTCCGGCATGCCTTATAGTGAAGCGATCGTTGATGATTCATTACGTTCACTGTACAGTACCGGTCTGTTCGAGTATATTGACGTAAAACAGAGAGAGGTGGATGCTGACACAAAGGATCTAATCTTTCGGGTGAAGTCAAAATATCGGGTGTTGGCCATCTACTATGACGGAAATTATCGGATTAAAGAAAAGCGCCTGAGAAAAGAAATCTCTACTCGAGCCAATGCGTCCCTGAATGAGCGATTGGTTAAGGAGGATTCTCAAAAGCTTTTCGAATTCTACCAAAAACGTGGATTCACGCAGGCATCTATCGATTATTCGATTGATCGCGATCCAGACACTGGTTTCGGAGAAATCACCTTTACCATCGATGAAGGTCCAAAAGTTCGTGTTAGTGAGATCAATTTTGTCGGTGCTCAGGAAATCAAAAACAAGAAGCTGATAAAGCAGATGAAGACTCGGCCCTGGAATTGGATTTCCTGGCTCACGGGTTCTGGCAAGTTAGATGAGACGCAGTTCGAAGAAGATTTAATTGAAGCTCTTGCATATGCCCGAGAGGAAGGTTTTCTGGATGCAGATATTGCTGAGGATCAAATCGAGTATGACTATAGCCGAGAAGGTCGCTTGGTCATAAACATCCCATTTACCGAAGGGAAGCAGTATCATATCGGCAGAATTTCTGTTACCGGAAATGAACTTTTCCCATCTGATCTACTCGTACAGGGCATTGAAATTAAAGAAGGGGATGTATTTGCCCCTGAAGAAATTGACGAAGCGAATGAAGCACTCTCCGACTTTTACGGGTCGGTCGGGTATCTAGATTGCCGAATCAATGTTCAACGGATCCCTAACTTGGAAACGGGGGCTATTGACCTTGAGTTTGCGGTTACTGAAGGAGAGCGCTTTCGCGTAGAATCCATTGTTATTGAAGGTAACACCAAGACGAAGAGTGTGGTGATCCTGCGGGAGTTATCCCTGGCTCCTGGAATGCCCTTTGATTTGGTTCGCATGAAGGTCAGTAAGCAGCGCCTAGAAAATACGCGTTGGTTTGATGATGCCGGTGGAGTTGAAGTAACAGATGAGCCAACCAATATCCCACAACGGCGGAACTTCAAAGTTACTGTGAAAGAAGGACGTACGGGTAACTTCACCTTTGGAGCTGGTTTTTCTTCTATCCAAAGAGCGGTTGGATTTATCGAAATTACTCAGGGAAATTTTGACCTCTTTAATTTCAGGTCCTTCTTTCAAGGAGATGGGCAAAAGCTGCGTATCCGTTTAGAAGCGGGTTCACGGTCCTCTCAAATGAGTATCTATTTTGAAGAGCCTTATTTTCTGGATAACTATTTTTACCAGTTAGCGTTTGGTTTCCAAATCTACAACCAGGAGTCCGACTTCTTAAGTACCCTCTATCAGGAAACCCGAGCTGGGTTTGAGGTATTTGTAAGAAAACGCCTCTTTGGACTGATCGAAGGACGCATCGGTTACGGGTTGGAAGACGTGACTCTGGACTTCTTTAGCCAGATTCCGTTCGCATTCCGAAATTTTTTCAAGGAAGAGGAATTGGATTTAAGACGGAACGAGATCAATAGTACCGTTTCCCGGGTGTCTGTAGCCCTCGCACGCGATACGCGGGACAAGCTTCTTTTCACTACCAAGGGAATGCGGTTGCAGTTGATCAACACCGTTGCTGGGGGCCCCTTGGGAGGTACTCAAGATTTCGGGAAGGTCGAATTTCTAGGAGCTACCTGGATACCTACGTTTGAGTTAGGGCAGGGTATCCTGCTCGATATGAGAGCTGGAGTTGGTTTTGGCTATGATGACACGAAACGTCTTCCTTTCGCAGAGCAATACTTTCTAGGTGGCCCAAATACGGTCCGTGGGTATGATTATCGTATGGTTGGACCGGTCGATATGGGGGAGCCATTACGAGATCCCTTTGGAGGAATTTTTCGGGATGAAAATGGGAATCCTCGATATCGTTCGTTTCCGACTTTCGAACCAAAGGGAGGTCAGACGTACGCCATGTTTACTGCGGAGTATTTCTACAGTATCTCTGAGCAGGTGCGTATTTCAGCTTTTTACGATGGGGGTCTCGTGAATCGGGGATTTGTTGATTTTGGAATGGATTGGTGGAGTGATAACGTGGGTGTAGGTATTACGCTCATGGTTATGGGAACTCCTCTTCGCCTTGATTATGCAATTCCGATGAACTCTACCACCATCAAAGACGAGTTCGGTGAACTCATTTACACCAATGATGAAGGAGCCCAATTTAACTTCAATTTTGGTACTCGCTTCTAA
- the dnaB gene encoding replicative DNA helicase, which produces MPHNVEAEQGLLASCILDSSEVLPLCLERNLPAEGFYVATHQIIYESIVSLYEKKTAVDEILLAEELANKNQLEMVGGIPGINQIMDRIETTAHANHFLDIVRTKYLLRRLIRSSTHTVERCFEEQENLAEFLQAVETEIFEIGMDKSEDASRDISTTIDAAVAMVHSFLEGKGSMRGVSTGLKDLDALTLGMQKSNMIVLAARPSMGKTSLAMNIAESVATAKGEEGSPTIIFSLEMSHQDLGMRLLCARARVSMSRLQDGFCSAEEKQLLAEAAIELKKAPIVIDDSSNITIMELRAKSRRIASRIQNKYGRSVGLVVVDYLQLLAGTNPSVGREQQISEISRGIKGLAKELEVPVIVLSQLNRDMEKEKRKPRLSDLRESGSIEQDADVVLLLSKPKDSEDEFQTIGNVADLIVAKQRNGPVGELKLTFRKEYTRFENYSPQSDHESGY; this is translated from the coding sequence ATGCCCCACAATGTTGAGGCAGAGCAGGGGTTATTGGCATCTTGTATCCTCGACAGTAGCGAAGTGTTGCCGCTCTGCTTGGAGCGAAATCTTCCTGCCGAAGGTTTCTATGTGGCCACTCACCAAATCATCTACGAATCGATTGTTTCTCTCTATGAGAAAAAGACCGCTGTAGACGAAATCCTCCTGGCTGAGGAACTCGCCAATAAGAACCAACTGGAAATGGTGGGTGGTATTCCGGGGATCAACCAAATCATGGACCGGATCGAGACCACGGCCCACGCCAATCACTTTCTCGATATTGTTCGGACCAAATACCTTCTCCGTCGATTGATTCGTTCCTCCACTCACACCGTGGAACGTTGCTTTGAAGAGCAGGAGAATCTCGCCGAGTTTTTGCAGGCCGTAGAAACTGAGATCTTTGAAATTGGGATGGATAAGTCGGAAGACGCATCCCGTGATATTTCTACTACCATTGATGCTGCAGTAGCCATGGTCCATTCCTTCCTCGAGGGGAAGGGATCTATGCGGGGTGTTTCTACCGGGCTTAAAGATCTGGATGCTCTGACCCTTGGTATGCAGAAGAGTAACATGATCGTTCTCGCAGCGCGGCCATCCATGGGTAAAACCAGCTTGGCGATGAACATTGCTGAATCAGTGGCCACAGCCAAAGGCGAAGAAGGATCTCCCACGATCATTTTCAGTTTGGAAATGAGTCACCAAGACCTTGGTATGCGTCTTCTATGCGCACGGGCTCGGGTATCGATGAGTCGATTGCAGGATGGGTTTTGCTCTGCTGAGGAAAAACAGTTGCTGGCCGAGGCTGCGATTGAGCTGAAGAAAGCTCCCATTGTTATCGATGATTCCAGTAATATAACCATTATGGAACTTCGGGCCAAATCGCGCCGGATTGCCTCCAGGATTCAAAACAAATACGGACGTTCTGTAGGGCTTGTGGTAGTCGATTATCTACAACTTTTAGCTGGGACAAACCCCTCTGTGGGTCGTGAACAGCAAATATCTGAAATCTCTCGTGGGATAAAGGGCTTGGCGAAGGAACTTGAAGTTCCGGTGATTGTCTTGAGTCAGCTGAACCGTGATATGGAGAAAGAAAAAAGAAAGCCCAGACTGTCTGATTTGAGAGAATCAGGATCAATTGAACAGGATGCTGATGTCGTACTTTTACTCTCCAAACCAAAGGACTCAGAAGACGAGTTTCAGACAATTGGAAACGTCGCCGATTTAATCGTTGCCAAGCAGCGCAATGGACCAGTAGGAGAACTGAAATTAACCTTTCGTAAGGAATACACCCGCTTTGAGAATTATTCGCCGCAATCTGATCATGAGTCTGGTTACTAG
- the rplI gene encoding 50S ribosomal protein L9 — MATADVLLLKPVEGLGAEGDEAKVKAGFARNYLIPQKIAVPLTASNRKQIESLKVARASREAKDIQEAEALKGRIEGIHIAVQVRAGEEGKMFGAVTAKDLLEHITEAGIELDRKQIQLKTPIKELGKHTIEIKLHPEVVVDFEFEVVPLHEDEE; from the coding sequence ATGGCGACAGCAGATGTTTTATTACTCAAACCCGTAGAAGGCCTTGGTGCCGAAGGGGACGAAGCAAAAGTAAAGGCCGGTTTTGCCCGGAATTACCTAATTCCGCAGAAGATCGCAGTTCCTTTGACTGCCTCTAACCGTAAGCAAATCGAATCACTTAAAGTGGCGCGTGCTTCACGCGAAGCAAAAGATATTCAAGAAGCCGAGGCCTTAAAGGGCCGGATCGAAGGCATTCACATTGCCGTGCAAGTACGTGCTGGTGAAGAAGGCAAGATGTTCGGTGCGGTTACTGCTAAGGATTTACTCGAGCACATCACCGAAGCTGGTATTGAGCTGGATCGGAAACAGATTCAGCTAAAAACTCCGATCAAGGAGTTGGGTAAACACACAATCGAGATCAAGTTGCATCCTGAAGTAGTGGTAGACTTCGAGTTTGAAGTAGTACCTCTGCACGAAGATGAGGAATAG
- the ssb gene encoding single-stranded DNA-binding protein, translating into MASFNKVILMGNLTRDPELRVTASGLSICKLSMATNRVYQTKDGERKEEVTYVDIDAFGRQAETISKYMSKGRALLVEGRLKLDSWETPQGEKRSKLGVVLENFQFTGDRGGSGGDSNEGGSHVERNSPPPRVAEPKAPADDIEEDDVPF; encoded by the coding sequence ATGGCATCCTTTAACAAAGTTATTCTCATGGGCAATCTTACCCGTGACCCTGAACTCAGGGTTACTGCTAGCGGATTGAGTATTTGCAAACTCTCCATGGCTACCAATCGCGTCTATCAAACCAAGGACGGCGAACGGAAAGAAGAAGTAACTTATGTGGATATTGATGCCTTTGGTCGTCAGGCTGAAACGATTTCCAAATATATGTCCAAAGGCCGTGCTCTCTTGGTAGAAGGACGGTTGAAACTGGATAGCTGGGAAACGCCCCAAGGGGAAAAAAGAAGCAAGCTCGGTGTAGTCCTGGAGAACTTCCAGTTTACCGGTGACCGCGGCGGCTCCGGAGGTGATTCCAACGAAGGTGGTTCTCATGTTGAGCGCAATAGCCCTCCGCCAAGAGTTGCCGAACCGAAAGCTCCGGCCGACGATATTGAAGAAGACGACGTACCATTTTGA
- a CDS encoding 30S ribosomal protein S6 has product MTLIKSTYKTTIILDTREQEKSVPELLEDVKEKLATIDATVTKENDLGRREFVRVTDRHFTAGHYFELTVEAPGSFADDVQTKFRLDKVVYRIIVQS; this is encoded by the coding sequence ATGACGCTCATTAAATCAACCTATAAGACTACCATCATTCTCGACACACGCGAACAGGAGAAGTCCGTTCCCGAATTACTTGAGGATGTGAAGGAAAAACTAGCGACTATTGACGCCACCGTGACCAAGGAAAACGACCTTGGGCGTCGCGAATTTGTTCGTGTGACGGATCGTCATTTTACCGCCGGTCACTACTTCGAACTCACTGTTGAAGCTCCAGGGTCATTTGCTGACGATGTTCAGACAAAATTCCGCTTGGATAAAGTTGTCTATCGGATCATTGTTCAATCCTGA
- the pth gene encoding aminoacyl-tRNA hydrolase produces MSVSVIAGLGNPGKSYQDTRHNVGFQVVDAYVEKLGGSWKEEAKFLSNIYTWKRGPRKVHFIKPQTFMNLSGDALSKLLNYFKIPLEELVVVYDDINLDLGRLKINQDGGAGGHNGIEDLFNKVGRRFIRFRVGLGGKYPPEVDLADFVLGKFSKSETDVIKHQMDHYHQALDLLLHRGVTIAMNQFNKRKAKHDAH; encoded by the coding sequence ATGTCTGTCTCCGTAATTGCCGGTCTCGGCAATCCGGGGAAATCCTACCAGGACACCCGCCACAATGTGGGTTTCCAGGTTGTTGATGCCTATGTTGAGAAGTTGGGCGGATCCTGGAAAGAGGAAGCCAAGTTTCTCAGTAATATATATACCTGGAAGCGAGGCCCCCGAAAGGTGCACTTCATCAAACCTCAGACTTTTATGAATCTGAGTGGAGATGCCCTCTCCAAGCTTTTGAACTATTTCAAGATCCCTCTTGAGGAACTCGTAGTCGTTTACGATGACATTAACCTCGATCTGGGCCGCTTGAAAATAAATCAGGATGGGGGAGCCGGAGGGCACAACGGTATCGAGGATCTTTTCAACAAAGTGGGCCGCCGGTTCATCCGTTTTCGTGTCGGCCTTGGTGGCAAATACCCGCCTGAAGTTGACTTGGCGGATTTTGTACTGGGAAAATTTTCAAAATCAGAGACAGACGTGATCAAACATCAGATGGACCATTACCATCAGGCACTGGACTTACTTCTCCATCGGGGAGTGACCATTGCCATGAATCAATTCAATAAAAGAAAAGCAAAGCATGACGCTCATTAA
- a CDS encoding 50S ribosomal protein L25, which produces MSELSISVDARQDIGRGANRRLRNTGRFPGVIYSKGESRSVSLDSKEFAKLQKDLLGITPLVTLMEGKEEVMALVQEVQRHPIKDYYIHVDFHEVTRGEEITAQASLHYLGEPAGVKNDGGTLETQLHEVEVRSRPSDIPNFIEVDVSGLNVGDSLHVSDLPAIEGVTFITHEDTLIASVAGAMREEEPEAEVAEAAAEGDSGAQEKTDEDASEEGES; this is translated from the coding sequence ATGTCAGAACTAAGTATTTCAGTCGACGCTCGCCAGGATATAGGCCGCGGTGCAAACCGCCGCCTCCGCAACACCGGAAGATTCCCGGGCGTAATCTATAGCAAAGGCGAATCACGCTCCGTATCTCTTGATAGCAAAGAGTTTGCGAAACTCCAGAAAGACTTGTTGGGGATTACTCCACTGGTGACACTTATGGAAGGCAAGGAGGAAGTGATGGCTCTAGTCCAGGAGGTTCAGCGTCATCCGATTAAGGATTATTATATCCATGTGGACTTTCATGAAGTCACCCGTGGTGAGGAGATTACTGCTCAAGCCTCATTACACTATCTCGGTGAACCTGCTGGCGTGAAAAATGACGGCGGAACACTCGAAACGCAGCTTCACGAGGTCGAAGTTCGTTCTCGTCCGAGTGATATTCCTAATTTTATCGAAGTGGATGTATCCGGCCTTAATGTTGGCGACTCCCTTCATGTCAGTGATCTTCCTGCCATTGAGGGAGTTACTTTTATTACGCATGAGGACACGCTGATTGCAAGTGTGGCCGGTGCGATGCGCGAAGAAGAACCAGAAGCCGAAGTAGCAGAAGCTGCGGCAGAAGGAGACTCTGGAGCTCAAGAAAAAACTGATGAAGACGCTTCCGAAGAAGGGGAGTCTTAA